A section of the Eublepharis macularius isolate TG4126 chromosome 1, MPM_Emac_v1.0, whole genome shotgun sequence genome encodes:
- the LOC129343655 gene encoding uncharacterized protein LOC129343655 isoform X1 has protein sequence MVTLHLQAVPASTPNDSGLAQVSAEKGSVKGEGDFTLISNVQGSSTEQETSIGEAPPMAMTDPEDENATDDPDLTQVEEFPEVTGQGAEDPQGDLNNPPAVEQPQVPTAQLSPATRLEKARTRTRRVSVLTNVAERMLSQAQREEQNNRKERGEILEATSHWHAAMESETRWHEDIIREAREDRRAFIEAQSQNMEGLNRAVGALSSLTELFVREQRAGPVAETSQNANSKTRDNDHDKAPLRKRARIIKKRERYDPSL, from the exons ATGGTCACTCTACATCTTCAGGCGGTCCCCGCTTCCACTCCCAATGATTCAG GGCTGGCGCAGGTTTCAGCGGAGAAGGGCTCTGTGAAAGGAGAGGGGGACTTCACCTTGATCAGCAATGTGCAAG GTTCTTCCACGGAACAAGAAACATCAATCGGAGAAGCACCCCCCATGGCCATGACCGATCCAGAGGATGAAAATGCCACAGATG ATCCAGATTTAACTCAGGTAGAGGAGTTCCCGGAGGTGACAGGACAGGGCGCAGAGGATCCGCAAG GAGATCTGAACAATCCACCAGCAGTGGAACAACCGCAGGTCCCCACGGCACAACTGTCTCCAGCTACGCGCTTAGAAAAGGCGCGCACCAGAACCAGGCGCGTCTCTGTCCTCACCAACGTTGCAGAGAGAATGCTATCTCAGGCACAGAGGGAGGAACAGAACAACAGAAAGGAACGTGGAGAAATTCTGGAGGCAACCAGCCATTGGCATGCAGCCATGGAATCAGAGACAAGATGGCACGAGGACATTATCAGGGAGGCAAGAGAGGATCGTAGGGCTTTTATTGAGGCACAGTCACAAAATATGGAGGGGCTTAATAGGGCTGTTGGTGCCCTCAGCTCCTTGACTGAACTCTTTgtcagggagcaaagagcaggcccGGTTGCAGAAACTtcacaaaatgccaacagcaaaacaCGCGATAACGATCATGATAAGGCACCACTAAGAAAAAGGGCTCGGatcattaaaaagagagaaagatatgATCCATCCCTCTGA
- the LOC129343655 gene encoding uncharacterized protein LOC129343655 isoform X2 has translation MVTLHLQAVPASTPNDSGSSTEQETSIGEAPPMAMTDPEDENATDDPDLTQVEEFPEVTGQGAEDPQGDLNNPPAVEQPQVPTAQLSPATRLEKARTRTRRVSVLTNVAERMLSQAQREEQNNRKERGEILEATSHWHAAMESETRWHEDIIREAREDRRAFIEAQSQNMEGLNRAVGALSSLTELFVREQRAGPVAETSQNANSKTRDNDHDKAPLRKRARIIKKRERYDPSL, from the exons ATGGTCACTCTACATCTTCAGGCGGTCCCCGCTTCCACTCCCAATGATTCAG GTTCTTCCACGGAACAAGAAACATCAATCGGAGAAGCACCCCCCATGGCCATGACCGATCCAGAGGATGAAAATGCCACAGATG ATCCAGATTTAACTCAGGTAGAGGAGTTCCCGGAGGTGACAGGACAGGGCGCAGAGGATCCGCAAG GAGATCTGAACAATCCACCAGCAGTGGAACAACCGCAGGTCCCCACGGCACAACTGTCTCCAGCTACGCGCTTAGAAAAGGCGCGCACCAGAACCAGGCGCGTCTCTGTCCTCACCAACGTTGCAGAGAGAATGCTATCTCAGGCACAGAGGGAGGAACAGAACAACAGAAAGGAACGTGGAGAAATTCTGGAGGCAACCAGCCATTGGCATGCAGCCATGGAATCAGAGACAAGATGGCACGAGGACATTATCAGGGAGGCAAGAGAGGATCGTAGGGCTTTTATTGAGGCACAGTCACAAAATATGGAGGGGCTTAATAGGGCTGTTGGTGCCCTCAGCTCCTTGACTGAACTCTTTgtcagggagcaaagagcaggcccGGTTGCAGAAACTtcacaaaatgccaacagcaaaacaCGCGATAACGATCATGATAAGGCACCACTAAGAAAAAGGGCTCGGatcattaaaaagagagaaagatatgATCCATCCCTCTGA